In Methylovirgula sp., a single genomic region encodes these proteins:
- the moaA gene encoding GTP 3',8-cyclase MoaA: MVDPFGRAIYYLRVSVTDRCDFRCVYCMSEDMSFLPKGDLLTLEELDRLCSTFVARGTRKLRLTGGEPLVRRNILQLFHNLARHLDSGALDELTLTTNGSRLAFFAPELAACGVRRINVSLDSRDPEKFKAITRRGDLAQVLRGIDAAQSAGIDVKINMVALKGVNEGEIVPMISWAHARGMDVTLIEVMPMGAIEPDRLDQYLPLSDVRAEIARHFTLRDLAYRTGGPARYVEVAETGGRLGFITPLTHNFCESCNRVRLTCTGTLYMCLGQNDAADLRAPLRESASDDALNAAIEEAIARKPKGHDFMIDRAHTAPAVPRHMSVTGG; this comes from the coding sequence CTGGTCGATCCGTTCGGACGGGCAATTTACTATCTGCGCGTCTCGGTGACGGATCGGTGCGACTTCCGCTGCGTCTATTGCATGTCGGAAGATATGAGCTTCCTGCCAAAAGGCGATTTGCTGACGCTTGAGGAACTGGACCGGCTCTGCAGCACCTTCGTCGCGCGCGGGACGCGAAAACTGCGGCTGACCGGCGGCGAGCCGCTCGTGCGGCGGAATATCTTGCAGCTTTTTCATAATCTCGCCCGCCATCTCGATTCGGGCGCCCTCGATGAATTGACACTGACGACCAACGGCTCGCGCCTCGCCTTTTTCGCGCCGGAGCTGGCGGCCTGCGGCGTGCGGCGCATCAATGTCTCGCTCGACAGCCGCGATCCGGAGAAATTCAAGGCGATCACCCGGCGTGGCGACCTTGCGCAAGTGCTGCGCGGGATCGACGCGGCGCAGAGCGCCGGCATCGACGTCAAGATCAACATGGTTGCGCTCAAGGGCGTCAACGAAGGCGAGATCGTTCCGATGATCTCCTGGGCGCATGCGCGGGGCATGGATGTCACGCTCATCGAAGTGATGCCGATGGGCGCTATCGAGCCGGATCGGCTCGATCAATATCTGCCTTTGAGTGACGTGCGTGCCGAGATTGCCCGGCATTTCACCCTGCGCGACCTTGCCTATCGCACCGGCGGCCCAGCGCGCTATGTCGAAGTCGCGGAGACCGGCGGCCGGCTCGGCTTCATCACGCCGCTCACACACAATTTCTGCGAGAGCTGTAACCGCGTCCGGCTCACCTGCACCGGCACGCTTTATATGTGCCTCGGCCAAAACGATGCCGCCGATCTGCGCGCACCGTTGCGTGAATCGGCCAGCGACGATGCGTTGAATGCGGCGATCGAGGAAGCCATCGCCCGCAAGCCCAAGGGTCATGATTTCATGATCGACCGCGCTCACACCGCCCCCGCCGTGCCGCGCCACATGAGCGTGACGGGCGGCTAG
- the fixJ gene encoding response regulator FixJ has product MMSNSVVHLIDDDDGVRQSLAFLLATAGLAVRVYESGVAFLAALGTLQPGCIVSDVRMPGIDGLELQRRLKTLGVHLPMIIMTGHADVPLAVEAMKAGAVDFIEKPFDDELLLSAIRVALDRYNELGHHETEVVQIQAKLQSLSPRERQVLDGLLAGHPNKTIAYDLKLSPRTVEVHRANVMMKMGADSLSGLVRMAVQAKVLPTG; this is encoded by the coding sequence GTGATGAGTAATTCGGTCGTGCATTTGATCGATGACGATGATGGCGTGCGTCAGTCGTTGGCATTTCTCTTGGCGACCGCCGGCTTGGCGGTCCGCGTCTATGAATCGGGTGTCGCATTTCTTGCCGCGCTCGGCACTTTACAACCGGGATGCATCGTCAGTGACGTACGGATGCCGGGCATCGACGGGCTGGAATTGCAACGCCGCCTGAAGACTCTCGGCGTTCATCTGCCGATGATCATCATGACCGGCCATGCTGATGTTCCGCTGGCCGTGGAAGCCATGAAGGCTGGCGCCGTCGACTTTATCGAAAAGCCGTTTGACGATGAGCTGCTTCTCTCTGCTATTCGCGTCGCGCTCGACCGTTACAACGAGCTTGGCCATCACGAGACGGAAGTCGTCCAGATTCAAGCAAAACTGCAATCTCTTTCGCCGCGGGAGCGGCAGGTGCTGGACGGCCTGCTGGCGGGGCATCCCAACAAGACGATTGCTTATGACCTGAAGCTTAGCCCGCGGACCGTTGAAGTGCATCGCGCCAACGTCATGATGAAAATGGGCGCGGACAGCCTCTCCGGCCTTGTGCGGATGGCCGTGCAGGCAAAGGTGCTGCCCACCGGCTGA
- a CDS encoding response regulator: protein MNSGSDIILVVDDDLAVRESLKFVLELEGLVVHACGSGMELLEHPDLSRARCLILDYRMPVIDGFEVMERLNALQVALPVILITSAATDALRKRASKAGVRHVVEKPLSDSVLLENIHDVLGISS, encoded by the coding sequence ATGAATAGTGGGTCGGATATTATTTTAGTGGTCGACGATGATTTGGCCGTGCGCGAATCGCTCAAGTTTGTGCTCGAGCTTGAGGGACTCGTGGTGCATGCCTGCGGCAGCGGCATGGAACTCTTGGAGCATCCCGATCTTTCGCGAGCGCGTTGTCTTATTTTGGATTATCGAATGCCGGTGATCGACGGATTTGAGGTGATGGAGCGCCTCAACGCCTTACAAGTCGCGCTCCCGGTCATTCTCATCACGAGCGCTGCAACCGACGCGCTTCGTAAGCGTGCGTCGAAGGCTGGCGTCCGCCACGTCGTGGAAAAGCCGCTCTCGGACAGTGTCCTGCTAGAGAACATCCACGACGTTTTAGGCATTTCGTCGTAG
- a CDS encoding DUF971 domain-containing protein, giving the protein MLKVSFESGRGFDLPAEYLRVMSPSAEVQGHMPDERKTLGGKRNVAVTEIVPVGSYAVRLSFDDSHNSGIYTWDYLYELGARQTEKWAQYLAELDAKSLSRDRPGEK; this is encoded by the coding sequence GTGCTCAAGGTTTCGTTCGAGAGCGGCCGCGGTTTCGATCTGCCGGCGGAATATTTGCGCGTCATGAGCCCCAGCGCCGAGGTGCAGGGGCATATGCCGGACGAGCGTAAGACCTTGGGCGGCAAGCGGAATGTTGCCGTCACCGAGATCGTGCCAGTGGGCAGCTATGCTGTCAGGCTCAGCTTTGACGATTCGCATAACTCCGGCATTTACACTTGGGACTATCTCTACGAACTTGGCGCGCGGCAGACCGAAAAATGGGCGCAATATCTTGCTGAACTCGACGCCAAAAGCCTCAGTCGAGACCGCCCCGGCGAGAAATAA
- a CDS encoding DUF1467 family protein, which produces MPVSFELAVPMFITIWFVVLFAILPIGIHSQRESGTYVEGTDPGAPVNPQLLKKALLTTVASLIVFGVLMVVLWLCGWGAA; this is translated from the coding sequence ATGCCGGTTTCTTTTGAGCTTGCCGTGCCGATGTTCATCACGATCTGGTTCGTCGTGCTGTTTGCGATTCTGCCGATAGGAATTCACTCCCAACGGGAGTCCGGCACCTATGTCGAAGGCACCGATCCCGGCGCGCCGGTCAATCCGCAATTGTTAAAAAAAGCGCTTTTGACGACGGTGGCCTCGTTGATCGTCTTTGGTGTCCTGATGGTCGTGCTGTGGCTTTGCGGCTGGGGCGCGGCATAA
- a CDS encoding Mrp/NBP35 family ATP-binding protein: protein MIMISEQDVYAALKSVAGPDGKTPLPETGTIAGVTIRDDKVYLSLSVAPEQAASLESMRLAAEQAVRRLPGVSAVLVNLTAQKPPAGAPPQRRSGPSTPPRSITVPGVERIIAVASGKGGVGKSTTAVNLALGLAGLGWRIGILDLDIYGPSLPRLLNIHKQPEVVDHRIQPLEAFDVKAMSIGFMLDEEEPVVWRGPMVMGAVQQMLRDVAWGELDCLVVDMPPGTGDAQLTLAQNVALAGAVIVSTPQDLALIDARRGIAMFNKVNVPVLGIVENMSYFLCPHCGERSDIFAHGGARHEAERLGVPFLGEVPLALDIRAHSDDGRPIVVAAPESAYAAAYRDIAARVQAGLVGAQVRPAPKIVIE from the coding sequence ATGATCATGATCAGCGAACAGGACGTTTACGCGGCGTTGAAGTCGGTCGCCGGGCCGGACGGCAAGACACCGTTGCCAGAGACGGGGACGATCGCCGGCGTCACCATTCGCGATGATAAGGTCTATCTTTCGCTGTCCGTCGCGCCGGAACAGGCGGCTTCGCTCGAAAGCATGCGGCTTGCCGCCGAGCAGGCGGTGCGGCGTCTGCCGGGCGTTAGCGCCGTGCTTGTCAATCTCACGGCGCAGAAGCCACCAGCCGGTGCGCCGCCGCAGCGCCGCTCAGGACCTTCAACGCCGCCGCGCAGCATTACCGTGCCGGGTGTCGAGCGCATCATTGCTGTTGCCTCGGGCAAGGGTGGCGTCGGCAAATCGACGACCGCGGTCAATCTGGCGCTTGGCCTCGCCGGACTTGGCTGGCGCATCGGCATCCTCGATCTCGACATTTATGGTCCATCGCTGCCCCGGCTCCTGAACATTCATAAGCAGCCGGAGGTCGTCGACCACCGCATCCAGCCACTCGAAGCCTTCGACGTGAAAGCCATGTCAATCGGCTTCATGCTCGATGAAGAAGAGCCTGTCGTCTGGCGCGGTCCGATGGTGATGGGCGCCGTGCAGCAGATGCTGCGCGATGTCGCCTGGGGTGAATTGGATTGCCTCGTCGTCGATATGCCGCCCGGCACCGGCGATGCGCAATTGACGCTGGCGCAAAACGTCGCGCTGGCCGGGGCCGTCATCGTCTCGACACCGCAGGATCTGGCGCTGATCGACGCGCGGCGCGGCATCGCCATGTTCAACAAGGTCAACGTGCCAGTGCTCGGCATCGTCGAGAACATGAGTTATTTTCTCTGCCCGCATTGCGGCGAGCGCTCAGATATTTTCGCCCATGGCGGGGCGCGGCATGAGGCGGAAAGGCTGGGCGTGCCGTTTCTCGGCGAGGTGCCGCTGGCGCTTGATATTCGCGCCCATTCCGACGATGGCCGGCCGATCGTCGTCGCAGCGCCGGAAAGCGCCTATGCCGCCGCCTATCGCGACATCGCTGCACGGGTGCAAGCAGGGCTTGTCGGCGCGCAAGTACGCCCCGCGCCAAAGATTGTGATCGAGTAG
- a CDS encoding PAS domain S-box protein codes for MAIRLDATAASANDRLLAIEAARIGIWRWDIGTNALSLSSRACELLDAPGDSLDYSEFLARLHPDDRERTDRALRRSLTGDAHDIAFRTIPVDGKDRWFRMRGGACPSEGAPTAVTGILVDVILRAADETNGRLAAIVASSDDAIVGLTLDGIVTDWNRGAETIFGYSAGEIVGKSISLILPRGRENEEYEILARLKEGGRVEHFETYRRRKSGEIFDVSLSAAPLHDGQGRLVGASKVARDITASKRSQTALAEREAHLQSVLDTVPDAMVVIDVQGIMQSFSTAAERLFGYSAAEAIGQNVKILMPPPYQEQHDNYLGRYLTTGERRIIGIRRLVVGRRKDGSTFPMELSVGEMRSGERRFFTGFVRDLTERKEAELRLQELESELIHMSRFTALGEMASTLAHELNQPLTAVANYLRGGRRLLESGNSDNIPMAREAMDRAADQALRAGQIIRRLREFVARGESERRIENLVRLIEEASALALVGIKETGVRVSFLFESRSTLVLADKIQIQQVLLNLMRNAVEAMQEVERRELTVSTYKEDNETVRIDVLDTGPGIAPEIVHQLFQPFITTKRQGMGVGLSISRTIVESHGGRLWAEPDADGGTVFHLTLKTIAGEDLGDE; via the coding sequence ATGGCAATACGTCTTGATGCGACTGCCGCGTCTGCGAACGACCGCTTGCTCGCGATTGAAGCCGCGCGCATCGGGATTTGGCGCTGGGATATTGGGACGAATGCTTTAAGCCTGTCATCACGCGCATGTGAGCTTCTCGATGCGCCAGGCGATTCCCTCGATTATTCCGAATTCCTTGCACGGCTCCACCCTGACGATCGGGAGAGGACTGATCGCGCCCTACGCCGGAGTCTCACGGGCGACGCGCACGATATTGCCTTCCGCACCATTCCCGTCGATGGCAAAGATCGCTGGTTTCGCATGCGGGGCGGGGCATGCCCTTCCGAAGGGGCGCCGACTGCTGTCACGGGCATTCTCGTCGACGTCATTCTTCGCGCCGCCGACGAGACGAACGGCCGCCTCGCCGCCATCGTCGCGTCCTCCGACGACGCTATCGTGGGCCTGACCCTGGATGGAATCGTCACAGATTGGAACCGAGGCGCCGAGACCATCTTTGGCTATTCTGCCGGCGAGATCGTCGGCAAATCCATCTCTCTCATCCTGCCTCGTGGTCGCGAGAACGAAGAATACGAAATTCTGGCACGCCTTAAGGAGGGCGGACGCGTCGAACATTTCGAAACGTACCGTCGGCGTAAGAGTGGCGAGATTTTCGATGTATCCCTGAGCGCGGCGCCTCTGCATGATGGCCAGGGGCGGCTCGTCGGGGCCTCGAAGGTCGCGCGTGATATTACCGCCTCCAAACGTTCGCAGACCGCGCTTGCGGAACGCGAAGCTCATTTGCAATCCGTCCTCGATACAGTTCCAGATGCGATGGTCGTCATCGATGTCCAAGGGATCATGCAATCGTTCAGCACCGCCGCGGAAAGGCTCTTCGGTTACTCGGCCGCGGAAGCGATTGGCCAAAACGTTAAAATTCTGATGCCGCCGCCGTATCAGGAGCAGCATGATAATTATCTCGGCCGTTATCTTACGACGGGCGAACGCCGTATCATTGGTATTCGTCGGCTGGTCGTCGGGCGCCGGAAAGATGGATCGACGTTCCCCATGGAACTGTCCGTCGGCGAGATGCGCTCGGGTGAGCGGCGTTTTTTCACTGGCTTTGTGCGCGACCTTACCGAGCGCAAAGAGGCGGAGCTACGGTTGCAGGAATTGGAGTCTGAACTCATCCACATGTCGCGGTTTACGGCGCTAGGGGAGATGGCCTCCACCCTGGCGCATGAACTCAATCAGCCGCTCACCGCAGTCGCGAATTATTTAAGGGGCGGCAGACGGCTCCTGGAGAGTGGCAATAGCGATAACATTCCGATGGCCCGTGAGGCCATGGATCGTGCGGCGGACCAGGCGCTGCGAGCTGGGCAGATCATTCGACGCCTGCGGGAATTCGTTGCGCGCGGCGAAAGCGAGCGGCGGATCGAAAATCTCGTCAGGCTGATTGAGGAGGCGAGCGCGCTTGCGCTTGTGGGTATTAAGGAAACCGGGGTACGCGTTTCATTTCTCTTTGAATCGCGTTCGACGCTCGTCCTTGCCGACAAGATTCAGATTCAGCAAGTCTTGCTCAATTTGATGCGCAACGCGGTCGAGGCAATGCAAGAGGTTGAGAGGCGTGAATTGACCGTCTCCACATATAAGGAAGACAACGAGACCGTGAGGATCGATGTCCTTGATACAGGCCCCGGTATCGCTCCGGAGATTGTGCATCAGCTCTTTCAACCGTTCATAACCACAAAGCGCCAAGGCATGGGCGTGGGGCTGTCAATCTCGAGGACGATTGTCGAATCGCATGGCGGTCGCCTCTGGGCGGAGCCGGATGCGGATGGCGGGACCGTCTTCCATCTGACGCTCAAGACCATCGCCGGGGAGGATCTCGGTGATGAGTAA